The Euzebya rosea genome has a window encoding:
- a CDS encoding tyrosine-type recombinase/integrase has translation MANAPGGINKRSDGRWSVTWYDSRGRRRVTTRPTRTEAYSTWRQRQYDVARKVERHTDPTVRELVDDWLADLERRRAPAANARANYAGRCALIPDSLARMRVSEVHPRDVQGALDEVLARPTRFGKPRSRQTVQQLRGHLNAAWTYARAMRITVDDPVRDTYVPPPGDDTDSERQTVDPLELDDAKAIIDALDGHRLQTMVMVGMTVGPRLGELVGARWCQLDLLDELSDDELSELDIDRADRVPTMTIDTQITRDQNGRIHRKLPKGRKTRVVALPIDVALTLRRWRREWPADRRPGPARNDRNQVATRPRPEPVGDALVWPSRWEMTTGGPRGGGPLMPSHVRAVLSRAARRAGVPEERMTRWHGATRHTAGTQALAGGASPKTVQDLLGHTTSAMLDRYTHALEEHRRDAARIIGDRWARHDPPSASEVPTPKRT, from the coding sequence ATGGCTAACGCCCCAGGCGGGATCAACAAGCGCTCGGACGGCCGCTGGTCAGTCACCTGGTACGACAGCAGGGGACGCCGACGGGTGACCACCCGGCCAACACGGACCGAGGCCTACAGCACCTGGCGGCAACGTCAGTACGACGTCGCCCGGAAGGTGGAGCGCCACACCGACCCGACCGTCCGCGAGCTGGTCGACGACTGGCTCGCAGACCTGGAACGCCGCCGCGCACCGGCGGCCAATGCCCGCGCCAACTACGCGGGCCGTTGTGCGCTGATCCCGGACTCACTGGCGAGGATGCGTGTCTCCGAAGTCCACCCGCGCGACGTTCAGGGGGCTCTCGACGAGGTCCTTGCCCGACCGACCCGTTTCGGGAAGCCGAGGTCCAGGCAGACCGTCCAGCAACTCCGCGGGCACCTCAACGCTGCCTGGACCTACGCCAGGGCGATGCGGATCACCGTCGACGATCCCGTTCGTGACACCTACGTACCACCACCCGGCGACGACACCGACTCCGAACGTCAGACCGTCGACCCGCTTGAACTGGACGACGCCAAGGCCATCATCGACGCGCTGGACGGCCATCGCCTGCAGACCATGGTGATGGTCGGCATGACCGTCGGCCCTCGGCTGGGTGAGCTGGTTGGGGCAAGGTGGTGCCAGCTCGACCTCCTCGACGAACTCAGCGACGACGAGCTGAGCGAACTCGACATCGACAGGGCCGACCGTGTCCCGACGATGACCATCGACACACAGATCACACGCGATCAGAACGGCAGGATCCACCGGAAGCTGCCCAAGGGCCGCAAGACGCGCGTCGTCGCCCTCCCGATCGACGTCGCACTCACCCTGCGACGATGGCGACGCGAATGGCCCGCGGACCGCCGTCCCGGGCCTGCCCGCAACGACCGGAACCAGGTTGCGACCCGGCCACGCCCCGAACCCGTCGGGGACGCGCTGGTGTGGCCGTCACGCTGGGAGATGACCACAGGTGGGCCCCGTGGCGGTGGCCCACTGATGCCGTCGCATGTCCGCGCCGTGCTGAGCAGGGCGGCCCGGCGGGCTGGAGTGCCCGAGGAACGCATGACCCGGTGGCACGGGGCGACACGCCACACCGCCGGGACCCAGGCGCTCGCCGGAGGTGCGAGCCCCAAGACCGTTCAGGACCTCCTGGGCCACACCACGTCCGCGATGCTCGATCGGTACACCCACGCACTCGAGGAGCACCGACGGGACGCGGCCAGGATCATCGGGGACAGGTGGGCCCGCCACGACCCACCCTCAGCCAGTGAGGTGCCGACGCCCAAACGCACCTGA
- a CDS encoding CaiB/BaiF CoA transferase family protein, producing MDRTDDDRSKEAGPSTVRSGPVPPLAGLRAIDLSQVLAGPYATWALAQLGAEVIKVEPPGGDASMQVGPFVRGTSLYHRTVNAGKVILTEDLSTQSGRKHLDDLLSTADILIHNLRADSAERLGVAPRQLSVRHPRLVMVTIAGFADGTPEGGRPAYDLVIQALSGIMSLTGNPDQPPFRAGVPVSDLAAGLWAAIGALAGLRHRDISGDGGHLEVPMLDASLSLLSYIGTDAATTGNTPVRIGNQHPAVVPYGSYEAADGHVVIAVYSDRFWPSLCHALELRALKEDSALNRMAGRVARREEVNAAIQGAIAGRTRAAVLAVLEAHDVPCAPVLEVDEALATPYVRGRAVVRDVEENSVAYRTIAAPIKGIKRSDG from the coding sequence ATGGATCGCACCGACGATGATCGCTCCAAAGAGGCCGGACCATCGACCGTCCGGTCCGGACCGGTGCCACCGCTCGCCGGGCTGAGGGCTATCGACCTCTCACAGGTGCTGGCAGGTCCGTACGCGACGTGGGCGCTCGCCCAGCTGGGGGCAGAGGTCATCAAGGTCGAACCGCCGGGAGGTGACGCTTCCATGCAGGTGGGCCCGTTCGTGCGCGGAACGTCCCTGTATCACCGAACAGTAAATGCTGGCAAGGTGATCCTCACCGAGGACCTCAGCACCCAGAGCGGCCGGAAGCATCTCGATGACTTGCTGAGCACGGCCGACATCCTGATCCACAACCTCCGCGCGGACAGCGCGGAGCGGCTCGGCGTCGCGCCGAGGCAGTTGTCCGTCCGGCATCCGAGGCTGGTGATGGTCACCATCGCGGGGTTCGCGGACGGCACACCAGAGGGTGGTCGGCCAGCCTACGACCTGGTCATCCAGGCGCTGTCAGGGATCATGTCGCTGACGGGCAACCCGGATCAGCCCCCGTTTCGGGCCGGAGTTCCCGTCAGCGACCTGGCCGCGGGCCTTTGGGCCGCAATTGGGGCCCTGGCTGGCCTGCGGCACAGGGACATCAGCGGAGACGGCGGGCATCTTGAGGTGCCGATGCTGGACGCGAGCCTGTCGTTGCTGAGCTACATAGGCACCGACGCGGCGACAACGGGGAACACGCCGGTACGGATCGGCAACCAACACCCAGCTGTGGTGCCCTATGGCTCCTACGAAGCAGCGGATGGTCATGTCGTCATCGCGGTGTACAGCGACAGGTTCTGGCCCTCCCTGTGCCATGCGCTGGAACTCCGAGCGCTGAAGGAGGACAGTGCACTGAATCGCATGGCCGGCCGAGTCGCCCGGCGTGAGGAGGTCAACGCCGCCATTCAAGGAGCCATCGCTGGCCGGACCCGTGCGGCGGTTCTGGCCGTGCTCGAGGCTCACGACGTGCCGTGCGCTCCGGTCCTCGAGGTGGACGAAGCGTTGGCAACGCCCTACGTGAGGGGGCGCGCAGTCGTCCGGGACGTCGAGGAGAACTCCGTTGCCTACCGAACCATTGCAGCGCCAATAAAGGGTATCAAGAGGTCCGACGGATGA
- a CDS encoding transglutaminase-like domain-containing protein, which produces MPTTTADVAPTALIDSDHPDILAFVRDTCAGTTGIHERVNTLFSAIRDEIRYNPYVVDLSLDGMRASSVLRSPRNWCVPKATLFVACCRALGIPARPGYADVRNHLSSPRLTELMGTHIFVWHGYTEVLVDDVRCKASPAFDSLLCERFGVPPLEFDGREDALLHAFDGSGRRHMEYINDHGTYQEVPIARITRALSQAYPSMAGILRAPDAAHAVDEEKARSTDPVWDHTGLGRGADGDAR; this is translated from the coding sequence ATGCCGACCACGACCGCCGATGTGGCGCCCACAGCGCTCATCGACTCCGACCATCCCGACATTCTGGCCTTCGTGAGGGACACGTGCGCCGGGACGACCGGGATCCACGAACGGGTCAACACCCTGTTCAGCGCGATTCGGGACGAGATCCGCTACAACCCCTACGTCGTCGACCTGTCGCTCGATGGCATGCGTGCCAGTTCGGTGCTGCGATCGCCACGCAACTGGTGCGTGCCCAAGGCCACGCTGTTTGTTGCCTGTTGCAGGGCGCTCGGCATCCCTGCCCGCCCGGGCTACGCCGACGTCCGCAACCATCTGTCGTCCCCGAGACTCACCGAACTCATGGGCACCCATATCTTCGTCTGGCACGGCTACACCGAGGTACTGGTGGATGACGTCCGGTGCAAGGCCTCACCGGCCTTCGACTCGCTGCTCTGTGAGCGCTTCGGCGTCCCACCGCTGGAGTTCGACGGTCGTGAGGACGCGCTCCTGCATGCCTTCGACGGGTCGGGCCGGCGGCACATGGAGTACATCAACGACCACGGGACGTACCAGGAGGTTCCCATTGCGCGCATCACGCGGGCGCTTTCCCAGGCCTACCCGTCGATGGCGGGGATCCTGCGCGCCCCCGACGCCGCGCACGCCGTTGATGAGGAGAAGGCCCGGAGCACCGATCCGGTCTGGGATCACACCGGGCTCGGGCGTGGAGCCGACGGCGACGCGCGATGA
- a CDS encoding helix-turn-helix domain-containing protein: MASAPNESATSVPVKGDDPRLDDWQRLGWASREAFAAALVQADAEELATNNRRRQLLRDARHKRGLSLVKAGDLADVSSTTWSRYEQGHTRAYGSTLDRMRRAVGIPKHVWDDLEYDVARYTIEIDGEELLLLDQEHDRVWEEQRQLIVRALAGHATSATDAHGDLMFRGSPDRRRVLDVLDNATTAQVSLIAGLAEEVIRHG; encoded by the coding sequence ATGGCATCAGCTCCGAACGAATCTGCGACCAGCGTTCCGGTGAAGGGGGACGATCCGCGCCTGGACGACTGGCAGCGTCTCGGCTGGGCCAGCCGCGAGGCGTTCGCGGCCGCGCTTGTCCAGGCGGACGCAGAGGAACTGGCGACAAACAACCGACGGAGACAACTCCTCCGGGACGCCAGGCACAAGCGCGGCCTAAGCCTTGTGAAGGCCGGAGACCTCGCGGACGTCTCCTCGACGACCTGGTCTCGCTACGAACAGGGTCACACTCGTGCGTACGGATCCACCCTCGACCGCATGCGACGCGCAGTCGGCATCCCCAAGCACGTCTGGGACGACCTCGAGTACGACGTGGCCCGCTACACCATCGAGATCGACGGAGAGGAACTGCTGCTGTTGGACCAGGAGCACGATCGTGTTTGGGAAGAGCAACGGCAGCTGATCGTCCGGGCGCTCGCGGGGCACGCGACGTCGGCCACCGACGCCCATGGGGACCTCATGTTCCGGGGGTCCCCGGACCGGCGGCGCGTCCTCGACGTCCTCGACAACGCGACCACGGCACAGGTGTCCCTGATCGCCGGGCTCGCCGAGGAGGTGATCCGGCATGGCTAA
- a CDS encoding S8 family serine peptidase, whose amino-acid sequence MTLSRYEGWRVVSILSVVAVVLSAVAPGAASAEQARPDGTHLRGTGAARAAFVEAGRVVRIAGPTPMVAAALPDPRLVVDATGPGDPYRVHQWGLDAVGEGTLLGGERGTGTTVAVVDSGVDAGHPALAHVVVDGWSVFGDDWDTDTLGHGTGVAGIIAARADDGHGMAGLADGVDLVSVKVVDDEGGAWASDVAEGILWAVDRGVDIINVSLTTDVDAPVLRSAVRTAVEEGVLVVASAGNHGADGNPTMYPAATTGVVGVAALDDTWSPPGFASHGDWVDLAAPGVRVFTTAPGGRHVVVNGASFAAPFVVGALAQLLSVAPDTTEGTISPASAVERLQDAAVDLGPPGWDPRTGAGALDLAAALVGLGARRVPAVDRSDRASALSRAAVGEGRARAAVLVSDAGWADALAATSLAGPDVPLLLAGADGLPSATLGELSRVLPEGSSVMLVGGAAALPAIVEDQLAGHGWTPVRLAGASRVETALAVADSASLASADTVLLASADSWVDAVAGGIVAARLHVPLLLTPGDALHPAVASHLATRQPRRVVLLGGTAALSAEVEAQVAAAAGVAPSRTAGSDRRATAEAIRDQLLSDVAGVTVIDGWGDTGWVSGLASAPLGLPIVLAPGPASTADTARVTPQRVVDAVG is encoded by the coding sequence ATGACGTTGTCGCGGTACGAGGGCTGGAGGGTCGTCTCGATCCTGTCGGTCGTTGCGGTCGTCCTCTCTGCGGTCGCCCCGGGGGCCGCGTCGGCCGAGCAGGCCCGTCCGGACGGCACGCACCTGCGCGGCACAGGGGCGGCGAGGGCCGCGTTCGTCGAGGCCGGGCGAGTGGTCCGGATCGCCGGTCCCACTCCGATGGTTGCCGCCGCCCTGCCCGACCCGCGGCTGGTCGTCGACGCCACCGGACCCGGCGACCCGTATCGGGTGCACCAGTGGGGCCTCGACGCGGTCGGGGAGGGCACCCTCCTCGGCGGTGAACGCGGGACGGGGACAACGGTGGCGGTGGTCGACTCCGGCGTGGACGCCGGCCATCCCGCGCTGGCACACGTCGTCGTCGACGGCTGGTCGGTGTTCGGGGACGACTGGGACACCGACACGCTTGGACACGGCACCGGCGTGGCCGGGATCATCGCCGCTCGCGCCGATGACGGTCATGGGATGGCCGGCCTGGCCGACGGCGTGGACCTCGTGTCGGTCAAGGTCGTGGACGACGAGGGTGGCGCGTGGGCCAGCGACGTGGCCGAGGGCATCCTGTGGGCGGTCGACCGAGGCGTCGACATCATCAACGTCTCGTTGACCACCGACGTCGACGCGCCCGTCCTTCGCAGCGCGGTTCGCACCGCAGTGGAGGAGGGGGTCCTCGTTGTGGCGTCGGCCGGCAACCACGGGGCCGACGGCAACCCGACGATGTACCCGGCGGCGACCACCGGCGTGGTCGGGGTGGCGGCCCTGGACGACACGTGGTCGCCGCCTGGCTTCGCGAGCCACGGCGACTGGGTCGACCTGGCCGCACCCGGGGTACGGGTGTTCACCACCGCACCCGGTGGACGGCACGTCGTCGTGAACGGGGCGTCCTTCGCCGCACCCTTCGTGGTCGGGGCGCTGGCGCAGCTGCTGTCCGTGGCACCGGACACGACGGAAGGGACGATCTCCCCGGCGTCCGCGGTCGAGCGGCTGCAGGATGCCGCGGTCGACCTCGGCCCACCCGGCTGGGATCCCCGCACGGGCGCTGGTGCGCTCGACCTGGCCGCGGCCCTCGTCGGGCTCGGCGCACGACGTGTCCCGGCGGTGGACCGATCCGACCGGGCCTCGGCGCTGTCCCGCGCTGCCGTGGGGGAGGGCCGGGCACGGGCTGCGGTGCTGGTCAGCGATGCCGGATGGGCAGACGCGCTGGCCGCCACGAGCCTCGCGGGCCCCGACGTGCCGCTCCTCCTGGCCGGGGCCGACGGGCTGCCCTCGGCAACCCTGGGGGAGCTGTCCAGGGTGCTGCCCGAGGGATCATCGGTGATGCTGGTCGGGGGTGCGGCTGCCCTGCCAGCGATCGTGGAGGACCAGCTCGCGGGCCACGGATGGACGCCGGTGCGGCTTGCTGGTGCATCGCGAGTCGAGACCGCCCTGGCCGTCGCCGACAGCGCCTCCCTCGCCAGCGCCGACACCGTCCTGCTGGCCTCCGCCGACAGCTGGGTCGACGCGGTCGCCGGTGGCATCGTGGCTGCCCGCCTGCACGTTCCGCTGCTGCTGACGCCGGGCGATGCGCTCCACCCGGCGGTGGCGTCGCACCTCGCCACTCGTCAACCGCGCCGGGTCGTGCTGCTCGGGGGGACGGCAGCGCTGTCGGCGGAGGTGGAGGCGCAGGTCGCCGCGGCCGCCGGCGTTGCCCCTTCGCGAACCGCAGGGTCCGACCGACGGGCGACGGCCGAGGCGATCCGCGACCAGCTGCTGTCCGATGTCGCCGGCGTCACGGTGATCGATGGGTGGGGCGACACGGGCTGGGTGTCCGGCCTGGCCTCGGCCCCGCTGGGACTGCCGATCGTCCTGGCCCCCGGCCCGGCGAGCACCGCGGACACGGCACGGGTGACACCACAACGGGTGGTCGACGCCGTCGGCTGA